The region agtaataataaaggggtattttggtaaaaatattatttatttttagaagtgaacTATCATTTTAggacaaaccaaaaagaaaaAGATGGATTATAATTTtaggacggagggagtattattATACTATATTTAGTTTTTATTATATCCTTTAATGTTTTCCTTATAGTTGAAGTGGGATAATTATAATCAAAGTGCGCATTTTTTTGAACGTTTTGTATTCTCGGTTCCTGAAATTAATGGAAGAAAGGGTCAAACTTGTAAGTTTCTTTGTTACTTTTCACATGCAGGGAAGAAGAACATCTCAATAAATATAGTTGCAGGCATTGTTGCTTCGATTGGTGTTCTATGTGTGATAGTGTGCATGTACCTTGTGTTCATGAGGAAGAAACGACGTGCTCTCACATTAACTGGTATGTAAAAATTATATACTTACATTCTATTACGCGATATGGAATAAAATTTCTCTAGGAAAACACACTAGGATGAGTAAATTAGCATATGTTTTTTATACAAAATTCTGTGAGGATGCATATCCGTGCGTGAGTATTTTAATTCGTATTTTCCAGCAACATGAATGCATCTATGGGTTAATTTCAATTTTCATGCAACAAATATAATAGCAAATGTGTTCTTTTAGATGATAGTGAAATTATAACCGAGGAATCTCTACAATTCGAATTGCGTACAATCGAAGCAGCTACAAACAACTTCtccaaacataataaaatagGTGAAGGTGGGTTTGGTGGAGTATATAAGGTACGTTATGTATATCATTTACTTTAATAGAGAACAAGTTTTAACTATCTTTTGAATTACTTGTTCTCACTTGGTATGTATTGATAGGGAGTTCTTCCTAATGGTAATGAAATTGCTGTGAAGAGACTATCAAAAGGTTCGGGACAAGGGGCATTGGAGTTCAAGAATGAGGTTGTGTTGCTGGCCAAGCTTCAACATAGAAATCTTGTGAGACTTTTGGGATTTTGTCTTGAAGGGGAAGAGAAGATCCTCATATACGAATATGTTCCTAACCACAGTCTTGACTACTTTCTATTTGGTTAGCCTACAAACCTTCACCTTTCATTAAAGAGTTTATGTTCTTATTGTTGCATGAATATTTACCTCTTTCATCTACATGAAAGTTTAAATTTAATCAAAGGCATTTTTTGGGAAGTGAAACAAGAGGgaaaaaaaaaagggaaaatgacttatgatcccaacaaagttttcaaaccgtttaaaaaaccctaattatgtttttgtctgttcaaaaaaacccaacaaacttaacattttgtctaaaaattcCAACTAAGTTACATTTTCCTAAAAATCAAATAAGAGAAACAGATGACGTGACTTATTACCGTATCGGAAAAATAACTTGTTAGACGAATGAAGTTTTCAAAACGTTTAAAACGAATCATGTTTTGACTGTTAAAAAAAAACCTAACGAACTTAAACACAATTAGGATTTTTTGAACGGTTTCGAACTTTGTTGGACTTTTTAGACAAAATattaagttcgttgggtttttttgaacagacaaaacatgattgagttttttgaacagacaaaacaaGATTGGTTTTTTTGAATGGTTTAGAAACTTCGTTGgacttttaagtcattttcccgaaaaaaaaacacaaacaacAGTTAGTATTTTGTCTTAAACCCATGGTAAAAATGTTCACTTATATTCTTGTTAGACCAAAAGATCACGTACATATATATGTCTTGAAGGTATTGTTGACATTTAATTAACTAGCTATCATGAACTGACTTTACAAAATTCCATTTAGCATAAGATGCCACTTGCATATTGGACAGATGCACCTTTGTTTTAAGACCCTATATATTTCTTTTTTAAAAGCTATTATCCGGTCTTTCTTATTTTTGAGAATGTGGTCCTGAAACTATTCTATTATAATGTTTTGGACCAACCAACTAAACGAGTTGATAAGATATTTACTTGACCTTGGAACGGACGTGTCCACTACGTGACTAGTATTTCCCGTTTGTCACAACGAAGCTTCCAAAACCTAAATTATATTTTTGGTTGAATTGTATACTTGAATATGGTCATATACCAATTTATTTGTTTTAAAGctcacatttataataataataataattcagaTTCCACAAAACAAGCACAATTGGATTGGTCAATACGTTATAGAATAATTGGAGGAATTGCTAAAGGGATGTTGTACCTACATGAAGATTCTAGATTAAGAATTGTCCATCGTGATCTCAAAGCTAGCAATGTATTGTTAGACGAAGAAATGAATCCAAAAATTTCAGATTTTGGCATGGCAAGAATTTTCTGCGGAAATCAAACACAAGGAAAGACAGATAGAATTGTTGGAACTATGTAAGTTGTCTAACTTCCATTTTAAAACAGATAGTAATCCATAACATGACACCATACTTATGCTTTTGACTTTTTGTTTCTCTTTCGTAAGTGGATACATGTCACCAGAATACGCAATGCATGGTAACTTCTCTGTGAGATCAGATGTGTTCAGTTTTGGTGTATTGGTTCTTGAGATTATTAGTGGACAGAAAAACGCTGCACGTTTTGAATCTGGTTATATGGACATTCTATGTCATGTGAGTACAATCAATAATAAATAGCAACAAATAGCTAATATTCATGTTAACTATTTTGGTAACCTGCCTTGATATATTCTTTTCCAGACATGGGATAAATGGAAGCACGGAGAACCACTATGGATAGTCGATCCAAATGTGGTTGAGAGTTGCTCCAAAAACGAAGTTTTACGCTGCATCAATATTGCCTTATTGTGTGTTCAAGAAGATGCTGAATTAAGGCCTTCAATGGCTTCTGTAGTCATCATGCTCAACAGCTACTCGGTTGTGTTACCTTTGCCTGAAAGTCCTCCATTTGTGTCTCACGGTAGAGCTAGACGCATGACTTCAAAAATGCTAGAACCAGATAACAGTGTAAGTAAGTCGACTGTTTGGGGAACTGACACGTCACTTATTACTGAAGTACATCCTCGTTCATAACCTCTAAACAATGATGAAACTAAGGGGCAAcatatttaatttaatgtttggaacttcatataaatgaacatttctcatttagaaatttgttattaatattaaaccatatgTAAGATGCTTATTGCATCAAGGTAGCATGTGTAGCCATAATCCAGAATAATAAGGAAATAGGAATTTGAATATAATTAGGAGATGTTTGCTTATAGCTTGTGTACCAAGTCTAGGAGtccttttattttttataaatactTGTACGTTTTCTGTTTTTGCATAAGAAATTATGCATTGAAAAACCATCTATCTTTTCCCTTATTTTCCTGTATTTATCTTTTCTCCCGTGTTCATAATACAAGATTCATCAAGATTTAACCCAATACCTTCTATCAGATTGGTGCTACTATGGCAAACAAAGAAGAATCAGTTACTTAGTTACTTATACTATCCAATGTTGTTTAAGACGAATTAGGCAAGTTGGTCCATAAATACTAAGATCCGCATGCAGGCCCAAGAAGTATGGGACGTCATCCAAGAAAGATAAGATGGAAATCGCTTCCGTCTACCAGGCCAATCCTGAAGACGTCTTTATGACGATAGTGGAGAAGTAGTCCGGAACAAAAGACcttacctttagcgacgacaaaaaACGTCGCCGTTATTACCTCGTTGTCGTCGCAATTACTCTCATCTCTAATAGTTGTCATCACAAAAAGGCTTCGTCGTCGCTATTAGCTTCACCTCTTCGTCGTCGCTATTAGCATCACCTCTATTAGTATTCCGGCCACCAATTGGAGTTTTTTCCAGCAAGGCTTCCTGGAGGTAGATGTTGTCGCAATTGGCGTATGTGGTCGCCAAGGTTGTTGCTCCTAATGTTTTTTTAAACACTTTATATATTAtactagtttatatatatatcataacatacagattttataaaaatacagAAATCAATGCACACCACGttaaataaaacatcaaataacataaaatagtACATATATACCAAATTAAATAAAACTTCAAATGTTGTTTTTTTAACAAAATCATAACTTAAAACAAGAAATAATAAGCGTCATCGTCTTCCCCATTATTGTTTTCCCCACTGTTGGTTTGGTTCTTAGACCAGCGGATAATATTCCCAATTACCGTTACAAACGCCGAGTTTCGAAAAAAAACATTCACATCCACATCCTGCAATTAAGTGACACGCACATTAAATAATTAACAATTTAATAAACTATCAAACAATCAAATGAATTAAGTCGATAACAATTTAACAACCTTTCAAACCAAAAAATCAAATAAGTCTTTAACAATTTAACGAACTATGAAAACTACCAAATTACCAAAAATTACCATAAATCCATCAAGTTCTTAACAATATAGGAAAACTGCCAAATTTTTTTAAGAATTGAATAAATACATGTGTTGGTTGTGGCGCTTATGACTGTGACCGCCATTGGGATGGAACACTTGTAGCCGCTGGGGAAGGAGGTTTAGTTCCAATGGATCCTACATGCCCCCTTCGAGCACCTAACACCTTCTCAAATGTTgcaatccaatcattgaaatctggatcaccaccggagtcggttatgtgctatgtatgtaaAGCAACCTTAACAACTAAAGCATTATGTATTTCACGAAGATTCTCAACATATTTTAATACTAACACAAAAAAACCAATAATCTACTTCATTTTTAAGAAATAAAGACTTACATATTGGTCTTCAACTAAGAGATCAACAAATTCCCCTTGTTTATTCACATGCCTACCGTGAAATGCCTACTGTGAGGCCTAATAAGTCGGAGCAATGTGTGTAACATCCCTAAATACGATCCAAAAATTTTTCGTTTTAACACTACTAAAAATCATATACTGAATgtgatttcataaaaaaaaaaaccatacgtCAATATCTCAAACCAAAAACAAGTATCATGATAAAAACTATATCAAACTGTATCAAATCACATCTAAGGTAAAACTAATCAATCTCCCAGGAataaaaactgaagttgtggtgtgtgcgatgccatcatccg is a window of Lactuca sativa cultivar Salinas chromosome 1, Lsat_Salinas_v11, whole genome shotgun sequence DNA encoding:
- the LOC111899978 gene encoding cysteine-rich receptor-like protein kinase 44; amino-acid sequence: MVLSLHLLWLPVVISTATAAEFNTHYCGHNTTRLTNTTYYINLIHVLDSLASDNTLNDSKFAYRTAGSSHPDIAYGVYLCREDVLPNDCRNCLLKARDDIFMTCPSSKHAVYWKDNCMLHYANYSMHSMMDSAIFVPECNKSNISKQLSEQRRFWEAARVFMSGLATEASTDPKKKFAFSELSYGMKEKVYGYVQCTPDLSVVDCGRCFQGSIDRLGEYCLGKQGARVLTPSCNVRFEIYKFLGFSATSWESTSTGKKNISINIVAGIVASIGVLCVIVCMYLVFMRKKRRALTLTDDSEIITEESLQFELRTIEAATNNFSKHNKIGEGGFGGVYKGVLPNGNEIAVKRLSKGSGQGALEFKNEVVLLAKLQHRNLVRLLGFCLEGEEKILIYEYVPNHSLDYFLFDSTKQAQLDWSIRYRIIGGIAKGMLYLHEDSRLRIVHRDLKASNVLLDEEMNPKISDFGMARIFCGNQTQGKTDRIVGTIGYMSPEYAMHGNFSVRSDVFSFGVLVLEIISGQKNAARFESGYMDILCHTWDKWKHGEPLWIVDPNVVESCSKNEVLRCINIALLCVQEDAELRPSMASVVIMLNSYSVVLPLPESPPFVSHGRARRMTSKMLEPDNSVSKSTVWGTDTSLITEVHPRS